A section of the Serratia liquefaciens ATCC 27592 genome encodes:
- a CDS encoding universal stress protein encodes MAYHHIVVATDLSEDAEFLLGKGAKLASALNARLSLIYIDIHRGGYYAELGVGEYNYTDRTFSERVKNMLNAIKDQSSYPVEEVIISRGELTEELNRAAKEKGIDLIIFGHHHDIWSRWISSARQAINNLNVDLLVIPIAK; translated from the coding sequence ATGGCTTATCATCATATCGTTGTGGCAACCGATCTCAGCGAAGACGCTGAATTTTTGCTCGGCAAAGGCGCCAAGTTAGCAAGCGCACTGAATGCCAGGCTATCGCTGATTTATATCGATATCCACCGTGGCGGCTATTACGCTGAGCTGGGCGTGGGTGAATACAACTACACCGACCGAACTTTTTCGGAGCGTGTCAAAAACATGCTGAATGCGATCAAGGATCAGTCGTCTTACCCGGTTGAAGAGGTGATTATCAGCCGCGGCGAACTGACGGAAGAATTGAACCGGGCGGCGAAAGAGAAAGGCATTGATCTGATTATCTTTGGCCATCATCACGATATCTGGAGCAGATGGATATCTTCGGCCCGGCAGGCGATCAATAACCTTAACGTTGACCTGTTGGTGATCCCCATTGCGAAGTAA
- a CDS encoding hydrolase, with protein MSSPANFNGQRPVIDANDAVMLLIDHQSGLFQTVGDMPMTELRARAGALASIATLSKLPVITTASVPQGPNGPLIPEIHQNAPHAQYVARKGEINAWDNPDFVAAVKATGRKTLIIAGTITSVCMAFPSISAVAEGYKVFAVIDASGTYSKMAQEITMARVVQAGVVPIDTAGVASELQGSWNREDAQQWAEVYTKIFPAYQLLIESYVKAQDVVKNNEVLDSQRG; from the coding sequence ATGAGCTCTCCAGCAAACTTTAATGGCCAGCGTCCTGTTATTGATGCCAATGACGCGGTGATGTTGTTGATTGACCACCAGAGCGGCCTGTTCCAAACCGTCGGCGATATGCCGATGACTGAACTGCGCGCTCGCGCTGGCGCACTGGCCAGTATCGCTACGCTAAGCAAATTGCCGGTCATTACCACGGCTTCCGTTCCACAGGGTCCTAACGGCCCCTTGATCCCCGAAATCCACCAAAATGCACCGCATGCGCAATATGTGGCGCGCAAAGGCGAAATCAACGCCTGGGATAATCCAGATTTTGTTGCAGCCGTAAAAGCAACCGGGCGTAAAACCCTGATTATCGCCGGAACCATCACCAGCGTTTGCATGGCCTTCCCGTCGATCAGCGCCGTGGCAGAGGGTTATAAGGTCTTTGCCGTTATCGACGCCTCCGGCACCTACTCTAAAATGGCGCAGGAGATTACTATGGCGCGAGTGGTGCAGGCCGGAGTGGTACCGATCGATACCGCCGGCGTGGCCTCTGAACTGCAGGGCAGTTGGAACCGCGAGGATGCACAGCAATGGGCTGAGGTTTACACCAAAATCTTCCCGGCATATCAGTTGCTGATTGAAAGCTATGTTAAAGCTCAGGACGTGGTGAAGAATAACGAAGTGCTGGATTCCCAGCGCGGCTAA
- the cspE gene encoding transcription antiterminator/RNA stability regulator CspE yields MSNKMTGLVKWFDAGKGFGFISPEDGSKDVFVHFSAIQSNDFKTLDEGQRVEFTVENGMKGPSAGNVVVL; encoded by the coding sequence ATGTCTAATAAAATGACTGGTTTGGTAAAATGGTTTGATGCAGGTAAAGGTTTTGGTTTTATCTCTCCGGAAGATGGCAGCAAAGACGTGTTCGTACACTTCTCCGCTATCCAAAGCAATGATTTCAAAACGCTTGATGAAGGTCAGCGCGTTGAGTTCACTGTCGAAAACGGTATGAAAGGCCCGTCTGCAGGCAACGTAGTCGTTTTATAA
- a CDS encoding Qnr family pentapeptide repeat protein: protein MVLALKGEKIARNRFTGEKVENGSFINCDFSGADLTGTEFIDCQFYDRESQQGGNFSRAVLKDASFKNCDLSMADFRNANALGIEIRECRAQGADFRGASFMNMITSRTWFCSAYITKSNLSYANFSKVVLEKCELWENRWNSAQILGATFSGSDLSGGEFSSFDWRAANFTHCDLTNSELGELDLRGTDLQGVKLDSYQVFQLMERLGIAIIG, encoded by the coding sequence ATGGTGCTGGCTCTGAAGGGTGAAAAGATTGCTCGTAACCGGTTTACCGGTGAGAAAGTCGAAAATGGCAGCTTTATTAACTGCGATTTCTCGGGCGCCGACCTGACCGGCACCGAATTTATCGACTGCCAGTTTTACGACCGCGAGAGCCAGCAGGGCGGTAACTTCAGCCGCGCCGTGCTCAAGGACGCCAGCTTCAAGAATTGCGATCTGTCGATGGCAGATTTTAGAAATGCCAACGCTTTAGGCATCGAAATTCGTGAGTGCCGGGCTCAGGGCGCAGACTTCCGCGGTGCCAGCTTTATGAACATGATTACCTCGCGCACCTGGTTTTGCAGTGCCTACATCACCAAAAGCAACCTGAGTTACGCCAACTTTTCCAAAGTGGTGCTGGAAAAGTGTGAGCTGTGGGAAAATCGCTGGAACAGCGCGCAAATCCTCGGTGCGACCTTTAGCGGCTCAGATCTGTCCGGCGGCGAGTTTTCCTCCTTCGACTGGCGTGCTGCCAACTTTACCCATTGTGATCTGACCAACTCTGAACTGGGTGAGTTGGATCTGCGCGGAACCGATCTGCAGGGCGTGAAGTTGGACAGTTACCAGGTGTTCCAGCTAATGGAACGCCTGGGCATTGCCATTATCGGCTAA